The Meriones unguiculatus strain TT.TT164.6M chromosome 1, Bangor_MerUng_6.1, whole genome shotgun sequence genome has a segment encoding these proteins:
- the Hyls1 gene encoding centriolar and ciliogenesis-associated protein HYLS1 isoform X1 has product MAEKREPYSVEEAMEQLIAPGGQKWVNMDPEERMLAAATAFTHICAGQGEGDIRREAQAAQYDPYSKATITPGKRPGLPVQLHYPHTGGHSSTVSEASHKWRKPVMKRKVLRRKPDGEVLVTDESVISESESGAESDVDLWDLRHRLMNLQFQGDTESPVDTSQKFNLPCEYQGISQDQLICYLQREEMGPPVYEQDLIVASRPKSFILPRLDQLSRNRGKIDRVARYFEYKRDWDSMRFPGEDHRKELRWNVREQMLSRTEPQSKPQHVYVPNNYLVPTEKKRSALRWGVRCDLANGVMPKKLPFPLSPS; this is encoded by the exons ATGGCAGAAAAAAG AGAGCCTTATAGTGTAGAGGAAGCAATGGAGCAACTGATAGCACCTGGTGGACAAAAATGGGTCAATATGGATCCAGAAGAACGGATGTTAGCTGCAGCTACAGCTTTTACACATATCTGTGCAGGGCAGGGTGAAGGAGATATAAGGAGAGAGGCCCAGGCTGCCCAGTATGATCCCTACAGTAAAGCCACAATAACACCAGGAAAGAGACCTGGTCTTCCTGTGCAACTGCACTACCCACATACAGGAGGCCATTCATCaacagtttcagaggcttcccACAAATGGAGAAAGCCAGTGATGAAGAGAAAGGTGCTACGCAGAAAGCCAGATGGGGAAGTACTAGTGACAGATGAGTCTGTTATCAGTGAATCTGAATCTGGTGCAGAGAGTGATGTAGATCTCTGGGACTTGAGACACAGGCTAATGAACCTGCAATTCCAAGGAGACACAGAATCCCCAGTTGACACTTCACAAAAATTTAACCTGCCATGTGAATACCAAGGGATTTCACAAGATCAGCTCATTTGCTATCTACAAAGAGAAGAAATGGGCCCTCCCGTTTATGAACAAGACTTGATTGTTGCTAGCAGACCCAAGTCCTTTATTCTCCCCAGACTGGATCAGTTAAGCCGAAACCGTGGAAAGATAGACCGAGTAGCCAGATATTTTGAGTACAAAAGGGATTGGGATTCAATGCGGTTTCCTGGTGAAGATCATAGGAAGGAGTTGCGCTGGAATGTCCGAGAACAAATGCTTTCCCGAACAGAACCCCAGTCCAAGCCTCAACATGTATATGTTCCAAACAACTACCTAGTGCCAACTGAGAAGAAAAGATCTGCCCTCCGTTGGGGTGTCCGTTGTGACCTTGCAAATGGTGTCATGCCCAagaagcttccctttcctctttctccttcttaa
- the Hyls1 gene encoding centriolar and ciliogenesis-associated protein HYLS1 isoform X2 → MEQLIAPGGQKWVNMDPEERMLAAATAFTHICAGQGEGDIRREAQAAQYDPYSKATITPGKRPGLPVQLHYPHTGGHSSTVSEASHKWRKPVMKRKVLRRKPDGEVLVTDESVISESESGAESDVDLWDLRHRLMNLQFQGDTESPVDTSQKFNLPCEYQGISQDQLICYLQREEMGPPVYEQDLIVASRPKSFILPRLDQLSRNRGKIDRVARYFEYKRDWDSMRFPGEDHRKELRWNVREQMLSRTEPQSKPQHVYVPNNYLVPTEKKRSALRWGVRCDLANGVMPKKLPFPLSPS, encoded by the coding sequence ATGGAGCAACTGATAGCACCTGGTGGACAAAAATGGGTCAATATGGATCCAGAAGAACGGATGTTAGCTGCAGCTACAGCTTTTACACATATCTGTGCAGGGCAGGGTGAAGGAGATATAAGGAGAGAGGCCCAGGCTGCCCAGTATGATCCCTACAGTAAAGCCACAATAACACCAGGAAAGAGACCTGGTCTTCCTGTGCAACTGCACTACCCACATACAGGAGGCCATTCATCaacagtttcagaggcttcccACAAATGGAGAAAGCCAGTGATGAAGAGAAAGGTGCTACGCAGAAAGCCAGATGGGGAAGTACTAGTGACAGATGAGTCTGTTATCAGTGAATCTGAATCTGGTGCAGAGAGTGATGTAGATCTCTGGGACTTGAGACACAGGCTAATGAACCTGCAATTCCAAGGAGACACAGAATCCCCAGTTGACACTTCACAAAAATTTAACCTGCCATGTGAATACCAAGGGATTTCACAAGATCAGCTCATTTGCTATCTACAAAGAGAAGAAATGGGCCCTCCCGTTTATGAACAAGACTTGATTGTTGCTAGCAGACCCAAGTCCTTTATTCTCCCCAGACTGGATCAGTTAAGCCGAAACCGTGGAAAGATAGACCGAGTAGCCAGATATTTTGAGTACAAAAGGGATTGGGATTCAATGCGGTTTCCTGGTGAAGATCATAGGAAGGAGTTGCGCTGGAATGTCCGAGAACAAATGCTTTCCCGAACAGAACCCCAGTCCAAGCCTCAACATGTATATGTTCCAAACAACTACCTAGTGCCAACTGAGAAGAAAAGATCTGCCCTCCGTTGGGGTGTCCGTTGTGACCTTGCAAATGGTGTCATGCCCAagaagcttccctttcctctttctccttcttaa
- the Pus3 gene encoding tRNA pseudouridine(38/39) synthase — translation MAENTDRNQIEKLQKRVKELEQEVERLKKEQANSIKNLSIRENSLGSGKAKRAFDFSAHGRRHVALKIAYLGWGYQGFASQENTSNTIEEKFFEALTKTRLVESRQTSNYHRCGRTDKGVSAFGQVISLDLRSQFPSGKNSEDSNLKDEAADVAEEIRYTHILNRVLPADIRVLAWAPVEPSFSARFSCLERTYRYFFPRADLDIVTMNYAAQKYVGTHDFRNLCKMDVANGVINFQRTILSAQVQLVQSLGEERSQEPFQLCQFEVTGQAFLYHQVRCMMAILFLIGQGMEKPEIIDELLNIEKNPQKPQYSMAVEFPLVLYDCKFENIKWIYDHEVQEFNVTHLQQLWANHAVKTHMLYSMLQGLDSVMVTCRAGTKMDEATEWRNIKPSVIKHTSAFVEGVKMRTYKPLMDRPKCQGLESRIQHFVRRGRLEHPQLLHKEATKAKRDCADTEENTVLENPTKRVCIIDAEINSIV, via the exons ATGGCTGAAAACACAGACAGAAACCAGATTGAGAAACTCCAAAAGAGAGTAAAGGAATTGGAGCAGGAGGTGGAAAGACTTAAAAAAGAACAGGCCAACTCTATAAAAAATTTAAGTATCAGAGAAAATTCTTTAGGCTCTGGAAAAGCTAAGCGTGCATTTGATTTTAGTGCTCATGGGCGAAGACATGTTGCCCTAAAAATAGCCTATCTAGGCTGGGGATACCAGGGTTTTGCCAGTCAGGAAAACACAAGCAATACCATTGAAGAGAAATTTTTTGAGGCTTTAACCAAGACCCGACTAGTAGAAAGCAGACAGACCTCTAACTATCACCGTTGTGGCCGAACAGACAAAGGAGTTAGTGCCTTTGGACAG GTGATTTCTCTGGACCTACGTTCTCAGTTCCCAAGTGGCAAGAACTCAGAAGATTCTAATTTAAAAGATGAAGCTGCTGATGTTGCTGAAGAGATCCGTTATACCCACATTCTCAATCGGGTGCTTCCTGCAGACATCCGAGTATTGGCCTGGGCCCCTGTAGAGCCTAGCTTTAGTGCTAGGTTTAGCTGTCTTGAGCGGACTTACCGTTATTTTTTCCCTCGTGCTGATTTAGACATTGTAACCATGAATTATGCGGCTCAGAAATATGTTGGTACTCATGATTTCAGAAATTTGTGTAAAATGGATGTAGCCAATGGAGTGATTAATTTTCAGAGGACTATTCTGTCTGCACAAGTGCAACTAGTCCAGAGCCTGGGTGAGGAGAGAAGCCAAGAACCTTTCCAGTTATGCCAATTTGAAGTGACTGGCCAGGCATTCCTGTATCATCAGGTTCGGTGTATGATGGCTATCCTCTTCCTGATTGGCCAAGGAATGGAGAAGCCAGAGATTATTGATGAACTGCTGAACATAGAGAAAAATCCCCAGAAACCTCAATATAG CATGGCTGTTGAATTTCCTCTAGTCTTGTATGACTGTAAATTTGAAAATATCAAGTGGATTTATGATCACGAGGTTCAGGAGTTCAATGTTACCCACCTACAGCAGCTATGGGCTAATCATGCTGTTAAAACTCACATGCTATATAGTATGCTGCAAGGACTAGACTCTGTTATGGTAACATGTAGGGCAGGAACAAAGATGGATGAAGCAACAGAATGGAGAAACATTAAGCCTTCTGTCATAAAGCATACCAGTGCCTTTGTAGAAGGAGTGAAAATGCGCACATATAAGCCCCTCATGGATCGTCCTAAATGCCAGGGACTGGAATCCCGGATCCAGCATTTTGTACGAAGAGGACGCCTTGAGCACCCACAGTTACTCCATAAGGAAGCAACAAAAGCCAAAAGGGACTGTGctgacacagaagaaaatacTGTTTTAGAGAATCCAACCAAGAGAGTCTGTAtaatagatgcagaaattaaCAGCATTGTATAA
- the LOC110560385 gene encoding prostate and testis expressed protein 4: MNPVTKLGTLLILTLSFLCSVEGLLCRECDRSHDLRCQTKQTICEAKPGHSCSTISYFRESVNAAVGSKRDIGNVIKDLRWKETSCGSSVDDRLIHSRYKEKQGAII, translated from the exons ATGAACCCAGTGACAAAACTCGGCACACTGCTCATCCTGACTTTATCTTTTCTCTGCTCCGTGGAGG GTCTGCTCTGTCGTGAATGTGACCGATCACACGATTTAAGGtgtcaaacaaagcaaacaatatGTGAAGCAAAACCTGGTCACTCATGTTCTACAATATCATACTTTCGGG AATCTGTGAATGCTGCTGTAGGTAGCAAGAGAGACATTGGAAATGTGATTAAGGACCTCAGATGGAAG GAAACCTCATGTGGCAGTAGTGTTGACGACAGATTGATCCATTCAAGATATAAGGAAAAGCAGGGAGCCATCATCTAA